A part of Pectinophora gossypiella chromosome Z, ilPecGoss1.1, whole genome shotgun sequence genomic DNA contains:
- the LOC126380155 gene encoding proton-transporting V-type ATPase complex assembly regulator TMEM9-like isoform X1: MAVSAAVPNRSIIISLFILLFINTMETGVRARLRGFQIFFGPCCSMRTRLSKHAQHHEDKRCRCVCPSPAAVLNSSLSTDRKLFIANVPPSQCNCDGVILPRVGDEIKGHEQEFCPRCECKYESRNTTVIMVVVVIVVWLTTMLFVYMMFLMCLDPLINKKKVKLYQEYESEGEESRNLLTQVDEGGED, from the exons ATGGCGGTATCGGCGGCGGTTCCCAACCGAAGTATCATAATCAGCTTAttcattttgttatttataaatacaatgGAGACTGGAGTTCGTGCACGGTTACGCGGTttccaaatattttttggtccgtgttgctctatgaggACAAGGCTAAGCAAGCAT GCTCAGCATCATGAAGACAAGAGGTGCCGATGTGTGTGTCCAAGCCCTGCTGCGGTACTCAACAGCTCTCTCAGTACCGACAGAAAGCTTTTCATTGCCAATGTTCCACCAAGTCAGTG tAACTGTGATGGTGTGATTTTGCCACGGGTTGGCGATGAAATCAAGGGCCATGAGCAAGAGTTCTGTCCACGCTGTGAGTGCAAGTATGAGAGCAGGAACACTACAGTCATTATG GTGGTTGTGGTCATAGTGGTTTGGCTTACCACTATGCTGTTTGTGTACATGATGTTCCTAATGTGCCTGGACCCCCTCATCAATAAAAAGAAAGTGAAGTTGTACCAGGAATACGAATCGGAAGGAGAAGAG TCACGCAATCTATTAACGCAGGTTGATGAAGGTGGTGAAGACTGA
- the LOC126380155 gene encoding uncharacterized protein CG1161-like isoform X3 yields MALKSYIIYSTLIFVCALAQHHEDKRCRCVCPSPAAVLNSSLSTDRKLFIANVPPSQCNCDGVILPRVGDEIKGHEQEFCPRCECKYESRNTTVIMVVVVIVVWLTTMLFVYMMFLMCLDPLINKKKVKLYQEYESEGEESRNLLTQVDEGGED; encoded by the exons ATGGCACTGAAAAGTTATATCATTTACTCAACTTTGATTTTCGTTTGCGCTTTg GCTCAGCATCATGAAGACAAGAGGTGCCGATGTGTGTGTCCAAGCCCTGCTGCGGTACTCAACAGCTCTCTCAGTACCGACAGAAAGCTTTTCATTGCCAATGTTCCACCAAGTCAGTG tAACTGTGATGGTGTGATTTTGCCACGGGTTGGCGATGAAATCAAGGGCCATGAGCAAGAGTTCTGTCCACGCTGTGAGTGCAAGTATGAGAGCAGGAACACTACAGTCATTATG GTGGTTGTGGTCATAGTGGTTTGGCTTACCACTATGCTGTTTGTGTACATGATGTTCCTAATGTGCCTGGACCCCCTCATCAATAAAAAGAAAGTGAAGTTGTACCAGGAATACGAATCGGAAGGAGAAGAG TCACGCAATCTATTAACGCAGGTTGATGAAGGTGGTGAAGACTGA
- the LOC126380156 gene encoding uncharacterized protein CG1161-like: MYFKSLAIVFAVTFVVFTSAQSYEDKRCKCVCPSPAAVLNNTAGSDRKLYIANVPPNKCNCDGVILPRVGTEIKGREQEFCPRCECKYENRNTTIIKVVVIIVIWVIMLLVVYMGFLICLDPLINKRVKASYQEHTNEDDESSVGGPSQPMGMRGNVLNRVTHQQDKWKRQVREQRRNIYDRHTMLN; the protein is encoded by the exons ATGTATTTCAAAAGTTTGGCTATAGTATTCGCGGTTACTTTTGTCGTTTTCACATCG GCTCAGTCATATGAAGACAAAAGATGCAAGTGTGTCTGTCCAAGTCCTGCAGCTGTCCTGAACAACACAGCTGGGTCCGACCGTAAACTATACATCGCTAATGTACCTCCAAACAAGTG CAATTGTGACGGAGTGATTCTGCCTCGGGTTGGCACCGAGATCAAAGGGAGAGAGCAAGAGTTCTGTCCACGCTGCGAGTGCAAGTATGAAAATAGAAACACCACCATCATCAAG GTGGTTGTGATCATCGTGATCTGGGTGATCATGCTGCTGGTCGTCTACATGGGCTTCCTCATCTGTCTGGACCCGCTGATCAACAAGAGGGTGAAGGCATCCTACCAGGAACACACCAATGAGGAT GACGAGAGCTCAGTGGGCGGTCCTTCGCAGCCGATGGGCATGCGGGGTAATGTCCTGAACCGCGTGACCCACCAGCAAGACAAATGGAAGCGCCAAGTCCGGGAGCAGCGCCGCAACATATATGATAGGCACACCATGCTGAACTAG
- the LOC126380155 gene encoding proton-transporting V-type ATPase complex assembly regulator TMEM9-like isoform X2 gives MAVSAAVPNRSIIISLFILLFINTMETGVRARLRGFQIFFGPCCSMRTRLSKHAQHHEDKRCRCVCPSPAAVLNSSLSTDRKLFIANVPPSQCNCDGVILPRVGDEIKGHEQEFCPRCECKYESRNTTVIMVVVVIVVWLTTMLFVYMMFLMCLDPLINKKKVKLYQEYESEGEEELRKWRSFV, from the exons ATGGCGGTATCGGCGGCGGTTCCCAACCGAAGTATCATAATCAGCTTAttcattttgttatttataaatacaatgGAGACTGGAGTTCGTGCACGGTTACGCGGTttccaaatattttttggtccgtgttgctctatgaggACAAGGCTAAGCAAGCAT GCTCAGCATCATGAAGACAAGAGGTGCCGATGTGTGTGTCCAAGCCCTGCTGCGGTACTCAACAGCTCTCTCAGTACCGACAGAAAGCTTTTCATTGCCAATGTTCCACCAAGTCAGTG tAACTGTGATGGTGTGATTTTGCCACGGGTTGGCGATGAAATCAAGGGCCATGAGCAAGAGTTCTGTCCACGCTGTGAGTGCAAGTATGAGAGCAGGAACACTACAGTCATTATG GTGGTTGTGGTCATAGTGGTTTGGCTTACCACTATGCTGTTTGTGTACATGATGTTCCTAATGTGCCTGGACCCCCTCATCAATAAAAAGAAAGTGAAGTTGTACCAGGAATACGAATCGGAAGGAGAAGAG gaactacgaaaatggaggtcctttgtttaa
- the LOC126380137 gene encoding peroxisomal membrane protein PEX16 — translation MDNNLSLHKLYDAYKRWVITNPNLVTDVETVATWSSYFVAGKINKSPIVSELVYSLSKLLSLFNDRIIREAYGTDVQSYGLREQIKILLTIIHYCEVFVELVVKKRWGCRCKWTAATLLQLFKCSSALILLYRYKELPIGHPPVPALQRKKFTEGKETDENSNAFFTLRRSGRIIRRVDGAPPVAFRDWQPVKLKDDSAYPGTEVKDLLYAETLNILKPLIHLAAMRIFGTKAWKQWLVALGLDLASMKLYNKHMKQLSYEQRLEISRRKLCLVLYLLRSPMYNGYSKNVIEGVLTSASNKIPIMSFICGPIIQYLSHWQEIYFYMWSS, via the coding sequence ATGGATAATAATTTATCTCTACATAAATTATACGACGCTTACAAGCGATGGGTAATTACGAACCCTAATTTGGTGACCGATGTAGAGACTGTGGCGACATGGTCTTCGTATTTTGTTGCCGGTAAAATCAACAAATCACCTATTGTATCAGAACTAGTGTACTCATTGTCCAAACTTCTGTCGCTGTTCAACGATCGCATCATCCGCGAGGCCTACGGCACTGACGTACAGTCCTATGGACTACGAGAGCAGATAAAAATTTTGCTTACAATAATTCACTATTGTGAAGTATTTGTTGAACTTGTTGTCAAGAAACGATGGGGCTGCCGCTGCAAGTGGACAGCGGCCACGTTGCTGCAGCTTTTCAAGTGTTCTTCTGCCTTAATACTTCTGTACAGATACAAGGAATTGCCCATAGGACATCCACCAGTGCCCGCCTTACAGAGAAAGAAGTTTACAGAAGGCAAAGAGACAGATGAAAACTCAAATGCTTTTTTCACTCTTCGGAGATCTGGGCGAATCATTCGACGTGTGGATGGCGCACCGCCAGTCGCCTTCAGGGATTGGCAGCCAGTGAAACTTAAAGATGACAGTGCTTACCCAGGGACTGAAGTGAAAGACTTATTGTATGCTGAAACATTGAATATACTGAAGCCTCTGATACATCTTGCTGCAATGAGGATATTTGGTACGAAAGCATGGAAGCAGTGGCTTGTTGCGCTAGGTCTTGATCTAGCAAGCATGAAGCTTTACAACAAGCACATGAAACAACTTTCATATGAACAAAGATTAGAAATTAGCCGCAGAAAACTTTGTCTTGTTTTATACTTGTTAAGAAGCCCAATGTATAACGGATACTCTAAGAATGTCATCGAGGGTGTTCTTACATCTGCCTCAAACAAAATACCAATTATGTCCTTCATATGTGGGCCCATCATCCAATATTTGAGTCATTGGCAAGAGATCTATTTCTACATGTGGTCCTCATAA